The Sesamum indicum cultivar Zhongzhi No. 13 linkage group LG6, S_indicum_v1.0, whole genome shotgun sequence genome has a segment encoding these proteins:
- the LOC105163161 gene encoding translocator protein homolog — protein MASQDLKHRTKQQEQTQPEVITADTSTGDAKQKKTGTARRGLRSLIVAVAFPLSLALLDIFYFGSSKRYRSLHKPFYFPPLWALHAACLATAFLSGLSAWLVWAEGGFHRNPTALILYLGQLAITLGWYPVVFGAGAIRVGLVLCGVLFGVLVGCTRIFRNMNPIAGDLVKACLVWAVLLSVVNVRLVYQ, from the coding sequence ATGGCCTCCCAAGATCTCAAACACCGAACCAAACAACAAGAACAAACCCAACCAGAAGTGATTACCGCTGACACTAGTACTGGCGACgcaaagcaaaagaaaaccGGCACGGCGCGGCGGGGCCTCCGCTCATTGATCGTCGCCGTCGCCTTCCCATTATCCCTCGCACTTCTCGATATCTTCTACTTCGGATCCAGCAAGCGCTACCGCAGCCTCCACAAGCCCTTCTACTTCCCGCCTCTTTGGGCCCTGCACGCCGCCTGTCTGGCGACTGCGTTCCTGTCGGGCCTCTCGGCGTGGCTTGTCTGGGCCGAAGGAGGATTCCACCGCAATCCCACCGCTTTGATTCTATACTTGGGGCAGCTGGCGATCACCCTCGGATGGTACCCGGTTGTGTTCGGGGCGGGGGCGATACGTGTCGGGTTGGTCCTGTGTGGCGTGCTGTTCGGAGTGCTGGTGGGGTGCACGAGGATATTTAGGAATATGAACCCGATTGCTGGGGATCTAGTGAAGGCGTGTTTGGTGTGGGCGGTGCTTCTTTCTGTTGTGAATGTTAGGCTTGTGTATCAATGA
- the LOC105163162 gene encoding uncharacterized protein P8A3.02c — protein MEDEEGEELKAILREAFGDSSSDSDGESSHHRQGRVQVSDSTDEVVKHHTIFGDTDIWEPITEIKGLWIGRDFLSTDQQASLISALEKEGYLTEASQNQAMRFGDLPTWALELSYYIRENILLSGYFSETMDFISSDNSKESHLFPPELLWREPLFNQLIVNIYQPGEGICAHVDLMRFEDGIAIISLESSCVMHFSPAEAEISHLENVKKEAKIPVLLTPGSVVLMWGEARYMWKHEINRKPGFQTWEGQEINQKRRISVTLRRLCPTR, from the exons ATGGAGGACGAGGAGGGGGAGGAGCTAAAAGCGATTCTGAGGGAAGCATTTGGAGATTCATCATCGGACAGCGACGGCGAATCTTCGCATCATCGGCAAGGACGAGTTCAAGTCAGTGATTCGACGGATGAAGTCGTAAAGCATCATACGATATTTGGGGATACCGATATTTGGGAGCCGATTACTGAAATCAAAGGCCTCTGGATCGGCAGGGACTTTTTGTCTACCGATCAGCAGGCCTCCTTGATTTCTGCTCTTGAGAAAG AGGGATATTTGACTGAAGCCTCGCAAAATCAG GCAATGAGGTTTGGCGATCTTCCCACTTGGGCCCTTGAACTCTCATATTATATCCGtgagaatattttattaagtgGTTATTTTTCCGAAACCATGGACTTTATATCTAGTGATAACAGTAAAGAATCTCATCTATTTCCACCGGAGTTATTGTGGCGAGAACCTCTTTTCAACCAATTGATAGTGAACATATACCAACCAGGTGAG GGAATTTGTGCACATGTTGACCTTATGCGTTTCGAAGATGGAATAGCGATAATCTCCTTGGAGTCATCATGTGTCATGCATTTTAGTCCAGCAGAAGCTGAAATCAGTCATCTTGAAAATGTCAAGAAAGAAGCAAAGATTCCAGTACTTCTGACCCCAGGTTCTGTAGTGTTGATGTGGGGAGAGGCACGGTATATGTGGAAGCATGAGATAAATCGCAAGCCTGGTTTTCAGACATGGGAAGGGCAAGAAATCAACCAGAAGAGGAGGATATCTGTGACTCTGAGGCGGCTCTGTCCAACGAGATAG
- the LOC105163163 gene encoding nuclear transcription factor Y subunit B-5-like, giving the protein MVDNIGPKNSSSHKDRGFKYCCNDYAEEETSGLIKEQDRLLPIANVGRIMKQILPPNAKVSKEAKETMQECVSEFISFVTGEASEKCHKEKRKTVNGDDICWALGNLGFDDYAESLKRYLIRYREAEGERANQNKTGAGPEENQTEERQQRGPNSPPPFSFHLREKRRA; this is encoded by the coding sequence ATGGTAGACAACATAGGCCCTAAAAACTCATCCTCACACAAAGATAGAGGGTTCAAATACTGCTGTAATGACTACGCTGAGGAGGAAACATCAGGGCTGATCAAGGAGCAAGATCGGCTGCTGCCGATTGCAAATGTGGGGCGAATCATGAAGCAGATCCTGCCCCCCAACGCCAAAGTCTCCAAGGAAGCTAAGGAAACCATGCAAGAATGTGTGTCGGAGTTCATCAGCTTTGTGACGGGCGAAGCATCTGAGAAATGCCACAAGGAGAAGAGGAAGACCGTGAATGGAGATGACATCTGCTGGGCTTTGGGGAACTTAGGATTCGACGACTACGCTGAGTCTTTGAAGAGGTATTTGATCAGGTATAGAGAGGCAGAAGGAGAGAGGGCCAATCAGAACAAGACCGGTGCTGGCCCGGAGGAGAACCAGACGGAGGAGAGACAGCAAAGGGGGCCTAATTCTCCGCCACCTTTCAGTTTCCATCTGAGGGAAAAGAGAAGAGCTTAA
- the LOC105163164 gene encoding protein indeterminate-domain 2-like: MSNITGDEGSFSSDEVQQQQQQQQNNLSLTSTDTSNTTNASTSHHHSQPKKKRNLPGTPDPTAEVVALSPTTLMATNRFVCEICNKGFQRDQNLQLHRRGHNLPWKLRQRATTEVRKRVYICPEPSCVHHNPARALGDLTGIKKHYSRKHGEKKWKCDKCSKKYAVQSDWKAHQKTCGTREYKCDCGTIFSRRDSFITHRAFCDALAEENSKVNQGVMGSLGPNMQAQMADLMSTMPISTNTNTSIALSEFTNPLKSLPQELLPIPFKPMNMFSTSSGTLFASPRNGPSSSSGLQLSSNSSPSGYNYQQDNKNLGQYAGPSHMSATALLQKAAQMGATASNSMNSPMMQKSFVSSMAGPDQAPGPGPGPRPISNVHSFDTFHAQSEPPSGFSGGFATQLLQKSPVQEMAQLFESGGAGGSAVSDMVMYGGMLMGGDGSSAARFLKNVMEVQEESDQNCGLGQRKNNIMARTPTRIGAGDDMTTVDFLGVGGSRPQNEHYKRLEMEGMNEQRMQVMQNPFHQQDFS, translated from the exons ATGTCAAATATTACAGGTGATGAGGGCAGTTTCTCTTCTGATGAAGttcaacagcagcagcagcagcagcagaatAACTTATCACTCACTTCCACTGATACAAGTAACACTACCAATGCCTCCACCTCCCACCACCACTCTCAGCctaagaagaaaagaaatctacCAGGAACTCCAG aTCCCACAGCTGAAGTTGTTGCTCTCTCACCTACAACCCTTATGGCAACAAACAGATTTGTGTGTGAGATTTGCAACAAAGGGTTCCAAAGGGATCAAAATCTGCAGCTACACAGGAGGGGTCACAATCTCCCATGGAAGCTAAGGCAAAGAGCTACGACTGAGGTCAGAAAGCGTGTTTACATCTGCCCCGAACCCTCTTGTGTCCACCACAATCCCGCTCGTGCTCTTGGCGATCTCACCGGCATCAAGAAGCATTACAGCAGGAAACATGGCGAGAAGAAATGGAAATGCGACAAATGTTCCAAAAAATATGCAGTACAATCAGACTGGAAGGCTCATCAGAAGACTTGTGGTACAAGGGAATACAAATGTGATTGTGGCACTATTTTCTCCAG GAGGGACAGCTTTATAACTCACAGGGCATTCTGTGATGCACTGGCTGAAGAAAACAGTAAGGTGAATCAAGGGGTGATGGGCTCATTGGGCCCAAATATGCAGGCCCAAATGGCTGATCTCATGTCAACTATGCCCATTAGCACCAACACTAACACATCCATCGCCTTATCTGAATTCACCAACCCACTGAAATCTCTCCCCCAGGAGCTTCTCCCAATCCCATTCAAGCCCATGAACATGTTTTCTACCAGTTCGGGAACCCTATTTGCAAGCCCAAGGAACGGGCCCTCATCATCATCTGGGCTTCAGTTGAGCTCAAATTCCAGCCCATCAGGTTACAATTACCAACAAGACAACAAGAACCTGGGGCAGTACGCTGGGCCGTCCCACATGTCTGCTACGGCTCTGTTGCAGAAAGCAGCCCAAATGGGCGCAACTGCGAGTAACTCTATGAATTCCCCCATGATGCAGAAGAGCTTCGTCAGCAGCATGGCTGGCCCAGATCAAGCACCTGGGCCAGGTCCTGGGCCTAGGCCCATATCCAATGTGCATTCGTTCGACACTTTCCACGCCCAAAGCGAACCGCCATCAGGATTTAGTGGAGGATTCGCAACTCAACTATTGCAGAAGAGCCCAGTGCAAGAGATGGCACAGCTGTTTGAGAGCGGCGGAGCTGGTGGCTCCGCCGTGAGTGATATGGTGATGTACGGCGGAATGCTAATGGGCGGGGACGGAAGCTCCGCGGCCAGATTCTTGAAGAATGTAATGGAAGTGCAAGAGGAAAGTGATCAGAATTGTGGGCTTGGACAGAGAAAGAATAACATCATGGCAAGAACTCCGACAAGAATAGGTGCGGGAGATGATATGACGACCGTCGATTTCTTGGGTGTGGGGGGGTCAAGGCCGCAGAATGAGCATTACAAGAGATTGGAGATGGAAGGTATGAATGAACAGAGAATGCAAGTGATGCAAAACCCTTTTCATCAACAGGATTTCTCATGA
- the LOC105163165 gene encoding metal tolerance protein 2, which yields MGFRFLINLNPIRKSCTSRITSSSYPYSKILRNSCAAFNSVLYDRPASFSENPNFKIHRRWHLGHTHHHEHHEHRDLHSGKEGEKIFRLGLAADIGLAAGKAVTGYLSGSTAIIADAAHSISDVVLSGVALLSFKAARAPKDKEHPYGHGKFETLGALGISGVLLATAGGIAWHALDVLLEILSATPEIVNQALAHNHAHGHQHNGHHLGIDMDHPVLALNMTIISIAVKEGLYWITQRAGEKTGSGLMKANAWHHRADAISSVVALIGVGGSILGVRFLDPLAGLLVSGMILRAGVGSGYQSILELVDAAVPSQHLEPYRHTILGVDGVKGYNHLRGRRAGSSLYLDVDVEVDPFSSVSAAHDVGENVRRQLQQSHPEIAEVFIHIEPATSHISQSVINQNGNCKSSDHHCSTASLEQSDVEDTVSKILSSNFSDKMVVQRITRHSLQGQIFLEIEVTMPPDTLIREAVEVAEEAEKKILEIVPNLTHVSIQLRLGRPMPEVQQRVPRQ from the exons ATGGGATTCAGGTTCTTGATCAATCTCAACCCCATTCGAAAGTCCTGCACATCAAGAATCACATCATCCTCGTACCCCTATTCCAAGATCCTCAGAAATTCTTGTGCTGCGTTCAATTCTGTTTTGTATGATCGCCCAGCTTCTTTTTCTGAAAACCCAAATTTCAAGATTCACAGACGGTGGCATCTGGGCCACACGCACCACCACGAACACCATGAACACCGAGATTTACATTCGGGGAAGGAGGGCGAGAAGATCTTTCGCCTGGGCCTGGCGGCGGATATTGGATTGGCAGCCGGAAAAGCTGTTACTGGATATCTCTCCGGCAGCACTGCAATAATTGCTGATGCCGCTCATTCGATTTCAGATGTG GTACTGAGTGGGGTAGCATTGCTGTCTTTTAAAGCTGCAAGGGCACCGAAGGATAAAGAACATCCATATG GGCATGGCAAGTTTGAGACTTTAGGAGCCCTTGGAATTTCTGGTGTGCTTTTGGCAACTGCTGGAGGCATTGCCTGGCATGCTTTAGATGTCTTACTG GAAATATTGTCTGCTACTCCTGAGATAGTCAATCAGGCCTTGGCTCATAACCATGCGCACGGTCACCAGCATAATGGACATCACCTTGGAATTGACATGGACCACCCAGTCCTAGCACTGAACATGACTATAATATCTATTGCTGTTAAAGAAGG GCTATACTGGATAACACAGAGAGCAGGTGAAAAGACAGGCAGTGGCCTCATGAAAGCCAATGCTTGGCATCATCGAGCGGATGCTATTTCATCAGTTGTTGCTCTTATTGGGGTTG GTGGATCTATTCTTGGGGTTAGATTCCTTGATCCACTTGCTGGACTTCTTGTTTCTGGAATGATCTTAAGAGCTGGAGTTGGAAGTGGTTACCAAAG TATCTTGGAATTGGTGGATGCTGCTGTTCCATCGCAACACCTGGAACCTTATAGACACACAATACTGGGGGTTGACGGAGTCAAG GGTTATAATCACCTCAGAGGAAGGCGAGCAGGGTCCTCTCTATATCTAGATGTAGATGTTGAG GTAGATCCTTTCTCTAGTGTTAGTGCTGCACATGATGTTGGGGAAAATGTGCGCCGACAGCTTCAGCAGTCCCATCCTGAAATAGCAGAAGTCTTCATACACATAG AGCCTGCAACTTCACATATTTCACAAAGTGTTATTAACCAGAATGGAAACTGCAAAAGCTCAGATCATCATTGCAGCACTGCCTCGTTAGAGCAATCAGATGTTGAAGATACCGTTTCCAAAATTTTGTCCTCCAATTTCTCTGAT AAAATGGTAGTCCAGCGCATCACTCGTCACTCATTGCAAGGGCAAATTTTTCTTGAGATCGAAGTTACTATGCCCCCCGACACCTTAATTAG GGAGGCTGTTGAGGTTGCAGAAGAGGCTGAGAAGAAGATTTTGGAGATAGTACCTAACCTTACACACGTCTCGATTCAGCTGCGACTCGGCCGCCCAATGCCTGAAGTCCAGCAACGAGTTCCCAGACAGTAG